In a single window of the Anaerocolumna cellulosilytica genome:
- a CDS encoding cytochrome b5 domain-containing protein: MVKHRIIFLTIASFLMLFSVGCGKQSQKNDGKDLVENIVLTIEELAEYNGKDGNPAYIAVDGVIYDVTDSKKWENGEHNGFTAGEDLTDNIKDISPHGTSVLSKLPVVGEIAE; this comes from the coding sequence ATGGTAAAACATAGAATTATATTTTTAACGATAGCTTCGTTTCTAATGCTTTTTAGTGTTGGCTGCGGTAAACAGTCTCAAAAGAATGATGGTAAAGACCTTGTAGAAAATATTGTACTTACCATTGAAGAACTTGCCGAATACAACGGAAAAGATGGTAATCCGGCTTATATAGCAGTAGATGGAGTGATTTATGATGTAACAGATAGTAAGAAGTGGGAAAACGGAGAGCATAACGGATTCACTGCTGGCGAAGACCTTACGGATAATATTAAGGATATATCACCACATGGTACTTCAGTACTTTCGAAATTGCCGGTTGTTGGTGAGATAGC
- a CDS encoding AraC family transcriptional regulator, with protein MSTLVSLFETMEYINENIAEDVTVNQCSENAELSTQIFIEQFKQYMGYSPYRYIKELRFELAAKVFGDQSQTTFTNTLLQKIELTIPEEKGVPKAEFQKKDISCIEDLNEIEKMVVFLSMAEQEEGLKKIYYSEHKKIYDSLIKKGFIYKNTLEYQKERKELVKKYFEDYSTLISEAMKVCTELSEVYLKVFKNKSLPIILFYSFVRAMAVKGELKNTVFSKYKECADCKFLTATLGDVRIIREQIIQEYKEKGIIISGNEIFCLGNGSGRCTEYCPAGLNVNAKNV; from the coding sequence ATGAGTACTTTAGTAAGCCTATTTGAAACAATGGAATATATAAATGAGAATATAGCAGAGGATGTTACAGTCAATCAATGCAGTGAAAATGCAGAGTTATCAACACAAATTTTTATTGAACAATTTAAACAGTATATGGGATATTCACCATATAGGTATATAAAGGAGCTGCGTTTTGAGTTAGCAGCGAAGGTATTTGGTGACCAGAGTCAGACTACGTTTACAAACACTTTATTACAAAAGATAGAGCTGACCATCCCAGAAGAGAAGGGCGTACCCAAGGCAGAATTTCAAAAAAAAGATATCAGCTGCATAGAGGATTTAAATGAGATTGAAAAAATGGTTGTATTTTTATCAATGGCAGAACAGGAGGAAGGTTTAAAAAAAATATATTATTCAGAGCATAAAAAAATCTATGATTCACTAATTAAAAAAGGATTCATTTATAAAAATACTTTGGAATACCAAAAGGAGAGAAAGGAGCTGGTTAAAAAGTATTTTGAGGATTATTCTACTCTGATCTCTGAAGCAATGAAAGTATGTACGGAGCTTTCAGAAGTGTATTTGAAAGTGTTTAAGAACAAGTCTCTGCCAATTATCCTTTTTTACTCTTTTGTCAGGGCAATGGCTGTAAAGGGAGAATTGAAAAATACTGTTTTCAGCAAATATAAGGAATGTGCCGATTGCAAATTCTTAACTGCAACTCTGGGGGATGTGAGAATTATACGGGAACAGATTATTCAGGAATACAAAGAAAAGGGTATTATTATATCCGGTAATGAAATATTTTGTCTGGGAAATGGCTCCGGAAGATGTACGGAATATTGCCCCGCTGGACTAAATGTAAATGCAAAGAATGTATAG